The Leptospira perdikensis genome includes the window GGATACTCCCGAAGGTAGAATGGTTCTATACCTTCAAGAGGTTCGTGATGCGGATGTCATTCTGAACGGCAATCACCCGTTAGCTGGAGAAACTCTTCACTTTGCAGTGACAATTAAGTCCATTCGCGAAGCAACAGAAGAAGAATTACAACACGGTCACGTGCACGGTCCAGGCGGACACCACCACCACTAGAATTCTCTTTTTTTATTTTCTCTCTGGGTCTTCTTTCAGATTGCTTTTTTTAGAAAGGGTAATTACACTGACAGAAGATTCAGAGTATTGTTGATTTTCACCGCCGAAGTAGTCCTTTCAAGCTTGCACGCTGGTAGCTTTCCCAAGTTTTTCCCTGCATTTTTCTGGAGTTCTTACCCAAAATCCCTTTTAGGGTCCCGACGATTGTAAATCTAGAATTCCCGAGTCAACTTTAACAAACAGGACAAAAACTATGTCAGTAAACATTTACGTTGGCAACCTCTCTTACGATATGACTGAAGGTAAACTCAGTGAGCTTTTCGGAGCACACGGAGCAGTAACTTCTGCAAAAATCATCACTGACCAGTATTCTGGCCGTTCTAAAGGTTTCGGATTCATCGAAATGAAAGATGGAAAAGAAGCTGATAACGCAATTAAAGAACTTAACGGAAAGAACATTCTTAACCGTGAGATGAAAGTAAACATCGCAAAACCTAAAACTAACAACTGGAGATAATCTAGTTCGTTAAAAATCCGTCGCTTAACTTGGTTTAAGTGGCGGATTTTTTTTGTTTTTTTTGTTTTTTTTGTCTTTTTTGTTTTTTTGAAAAATAAAA containing:
- a CDS encoding RNA recognition motif domain-containing protein, which translates into the protein MSVNIYVGNLSYDMTEGKLSELFGAHGAVTSAKIITDQYSGRSKGFGFIEMKDGKEADNAIKELNGKNILNREMKVNIAKPKTNNWR